From a single Cytophagia bacterium CHB2 genomic region:
- a CDS encoding phosphoenolpyruvate carboxylase — FETIDDLNRITDLMAAAFMDPIYRLHLRARHDFQEIMLGYSDSNKDGGYWMANWALYQAQQAAAEVCRRHQIDFRLFHGRGGTVGRGGGRANQAILAMPAGSHNSRIRFTEQGEVITFRYSSPALAHRHLEQIVHAMLTAQARHAPPTPAAASSTSESHELMNEIAQQAMRSYQSLIRHPEFWQWYISVTPIEHISRLPIASRPVSRKAAHEVDFDGLRAIPWVFAWTQTRYNVPGWFGIGAALSELLATRAEALQKLQQLYREWLFFRTVLDNAQLEMKRAHLAIAGFYAQARRESFHQIIVDDFQRATQAICAITGQAEILDNAPVLKKSIELRNPYTDVLNLLQTELLQRWRQPDIAEREPLRHALFLSINGIAAAMQSTG, encoded by the coding sequence GTTTGAAACCATCGATGACTTGAACCGCATCACCGATTTGATGGCGGCCGCTTTCATGGATCCGATTTATCGCTTGCATCTGCGCGCCCGTCACGATTTTCAAGAAATCATGCTGGGTTATTCGGACAGCAACAAAGACGGCGGCTACTGGATGGCCAACTGGGCGCTGTATCAAGCGCAACAAGCCGCAGCCGAGGTTTGCCGCCGCCATCAAATAGATTTTCGTTTGTTCCACGGCCGCGGCGGCACGGTGGGCCGGGGCGGCGGGCGCGCGAATCAAGCGATTCTCGCTATGCCGGCCGGCAGCCACAATAGCCGCATTCGCTTCACCGAACAAGGCGAGGTGATTACGTTTCGTTACTCTTCGCCGGCATTGGCGCACCGCCATCTCGAACAAATCGTGCATGCGATGCTGACGGCGCAAGCGCGGCATGCGCCCCCAACGCCGGCCGCCGCCAGCTCAACTTCGGAGAGTCACGAGTTGATGAACGAAATCGCGCAACAGGCGATGCGTTCGTATCAGAGTCTCATCCGACATCCGGAGTTTTGGCAATGGTACATCAGCGTCACGCCCATCGAGCACATCAGCCGTTTGCCAATTGCCTCGCGGCCGGTTTCGCGGAAAGCGGCGCATGAAGTTGATTTCGACGGCCTGCGCGCGATTCCCTGGGTATTCGCCTGGACGCAAACGCGCTACAACGTGCCGGGATGGTTCGGCATCGGCGCGGCCTTGTCAGAATTGCTCGCGACTCGCGCCGAGGCTCTGCAAAAATTGCAGCAGCTTTATCGAGAATGGCTGTTCTTTCGCACGGTTTTGGATAATGCCCAGCTTGAAATGAAACGCGCGCATTTGGCCATCGCCGGTTTTTATGCGCAAGCGCGCCGCGAATCCTTCCACCAAATCATTGTTGATGACTTTCAGCGCGCGACACAAGCGATTTGCGCCATTACCGGGCAGGCGGAGATTTTGGACAACGCGCCTGTGCTCAAAAAATCCATCGAGCTGCGCAATCCCTACACGGATGTGCTCAATCTCTTACAAACAGAATTGCTGCAACGATGGCGGCAACCGGACATCGCAGAACGCGAGCCGTTGAGGCACGCGTTGTTTTTGAGCATCAACGGCATTGCCGCTGCCATGCAAAGCACGGGATAG